In a single window of the Oscillospiraceae bacterium genome:
- the recO gene encoding DNA repair protein RecO produces MEYKNIKGIIVKEAKYKENDKILTIVTDALGKVNVIAKGVAKPTSKLNALAPLALIEFDLKSVSDNMYISTGASKLIDFYDISKDLETYAYVSYILNLANDMFLYDDTFPELFKLLINTIYLYYKGTKNKELLKCVFELRALIISGYAINIDECAFCGKEEAEYINLYEGECYCKTCGNSDMGKTISPSVLLSLKHITYSDEKKLFSFSLNGPYIKELSIISTNYIKICMEKEYSSLKYLRNIQKGLK; encoded by the coding sequence ATGGAATATAAAAATATTAAAGGCATAATTGTCAAGGAAGCTAAGTATAAAGAAAATGATAAGATTCTAACCATCGTTACCGATGCACTCGGAAAAGTAAATGTAATTGCAAAGGGTGTGGCAAAGCCAACATCTAAACTTAATGCACTTGCCCCTCTTGCTCTTATTGAATTTGACTTAAAATCAGTTTCTGATAATATGTATATTTCCACAGGTGCGTCTAAACTTATTGATTTTTATGATATTTCAAAAGACCTTGAAACTTATGCTTATGTTTCCTATATTCTTAATTTAGCAAACGATATGTTTTTATATGACGACACTTTTCCTGAACTGTTCAAACTGCTTATAAATACCATATATTTATATTATAAAGGCACTAAAAACAAGGAACTTTTAAAATGTGTTTTTGAACTCAGGGCGCTTATAATTTCAGGATATGCAATAAACATTGATGAATGTGCTTTTTGCGGAAAAGAAGAAGCAGAATATATAAACTTATACGAGGGTGAATGTTACTGTAAAACTTGCGGAAACTCCGATATGGGAAAAACTATATCGCCGTCTGTTCTTCTTTCTCTAAAACATATTACCTATTCAGACGAAAAGAAACTTTTTTCTTTTTCTCTTAACGGACCTTATATTAAAGAACTCAGTATAATCAGTACAAATTACATTAAAATTTGCATGGAAAAAGAGTATTCCAGCCTAAAATATTTAAGAAATATTCAGAAAGGATTAAAATAA
- a CDS encoding flavodoxin family protein — protein sequence MKVALVNGSPHEKGSTYTVLNIVGETLEKEGISSEIFWIGAKPISGCLGCKACVKLGKCFMDDSVNVFAKKAKEFDAFIFGSPVHYAAMGGQLSSFMDRLFYSSKKSGAYYLKPAAGIAVARRAGATVTVDQLNKYFTLAEMPVISSKYWNVVYGISPDEVLKDEEGISIVKKLAVNMAFFLKCKEAGIKSGLELPEMI from the coding sequence ATGAAAGTTGCATTAGTAAATGGAAGCCCACACGAAAAAGGTTCAACGTATACAGTTTTAAATATTGTGGGTGAAACTTTAGAAAAGGAAGGAATTTCTTCAGAAATATTCTGGATAGGTGCAAAACCCATATCCGGATGTTTAGGATGTAAAGCGTGTGTCAAACTGGGAAAATGTTTTATGGACGACAGTGTAAATGTTTTTGCCAAAAAAGCAAAGGAGTTTGATGCTTTTATATTTGGCTCACCTGTTCATTATGCCGCAATGGGAGGGCAGTTGAGTTCGTTTATGGACAGACTCTTCTATTCTTCTAAAAAAAGCGGAGCATATTATCTAAAACCTGCAGCAGGGATTGCTGTGGCAAGAAGAGCAGGGGCGACTGTAACAGTTGACCAGTTAAACAAATATTTCACTTTGGCCGAAATGCCTGTGATATCTTCGAAATACTGGAATGTAGTTTATGGAATATCTCCTGACGAAGTATTAAAGGACGAAGAGGGAATTTCTATCGTAAAAAAACTTGCGGTAAATATGGCATTTTTCTTAAAATGTAAGGAAGCAGGGATTAAATCAGGACTTGAACTTCCGGAAATGATTTAG
- a CDS encoding DUF523 domain-containing protein produces the protein MILVSACLVGENCKYNGDNNKNEKVLEFLKDKEYIKICPEVMGGLPTPRPPSEIKGDKVFNIKGENVTKNFISGGKYALEIAKNKKPELIILKAKSPSCGLGQVYDGSFSATLKEGNGIACQMLIDNGFKIITENEI, from the coding sequence ATGATTTTAGTTAGTGCCTGCTTAGTCGGAGAGAACTGTAAATATAATGGCGATAATAACAAAAATGAAAAAGTTCTTGAATTTTTAAAAGATAAAGAATACATAAAAATTTGTCCGGAAGTTATGGGCGGACTTCCAACACCCCGCCCGCCAAGTGAAATAAAAGGGGATAAGGTGTTTAATATAAAAGGGGAAAATGTTACAAAAAATTTTATATCAGGTGGGAAATATGCACTGGAAATTGCAAAAAATAAAAAGCCCGAACTTATTATACTAAAAGCCAAAAGTCCTTCCTGCGGACTTGGACAGGTATATGACGGTAGTTTTTCTGCTACATTGAAAGAAGGTAATGGCATCGCTTGTCAGATGCTCATTGATAATGGATTTAAAATAATAACTGAAAATGAAATATAA